A window of Diadema setosum chromosome 2, eeDiaSeto1, whole genome shotgun sequence contains these coding sequences:
- the LOC140246124 gene encoding protein BTG2-like, with amino-acid sequence MYLGLGLPPTMKREVYSAVNFVAKLLQTTNRNVDRGLVDNFSRVLVGLLCEHYNAHWFPEKPHKGSGYRCVRITQMGMDPILAKAGEAVGMSIEALYDMLPHELAVWIDPAEVSYRIGEEGSICVLYDGSDDDASSSSSSSSNLSDLSSSPPTSQYSTDFFNSTSTADFDFNFNSPVPAFH; translated from the coding sequence ATGTATCTTGGCTTAGGGCTTCCACCAACAATGAAAAGGGAAGTGTATAGCGCGGTCAACTTTGTGGCGAAACTATTACAGACAACTAACAGGAATGTCGACCGGGGCTTGGTGGACAACTTCAGTCGCGTTCTAGTCGGTCTCCTCTGCGAGCACTACAACGCACACTGGTTTCCCGAGAAGCCCCACAAAGGCAGTGGCTACAGGTGTGTGAGAATAACCCAGATGGGAATGGACCCCATTCTAGCCAAAGCAGGTGAAGCAGTGGGTATGAGTATAGAGGCTCTCTACGATATGCTTCCACACGAGCTCGCCGTGTGGATCGACCCCGCGGAAGTCTCCTATCGCATCGGCGAAGAAGGCTCCATTTGTGTACTCTACGATGGCAGTGATGATGATGcctcatcgtcgtcatcatcatcatccaacCTCAGTGACCTATCGTCTTCGCCACCAACCTCCCAGTACTCTACAGACTTCTTCAACAGCACGTCTACAGCTGACTTTGACTTCAACTTCAATAGCCCAGTCCCTGCCTTCCACTGA